In Scleropages formosus chromosome 6, fSclFor1.1, whole genome shotgun sequence, the genomic stretch CATGGGCTTTCCAGAAACCTGGTCAACCTCCTCCTTGTCATGCATGCTGGATAAAAGAAGAGTcaccttgtttttctttggaaCATAAGACACCATGGCCAGCTTCTGGCAAAAACCAAACAGACTTGACCCTACAGCTCTGCTCTTACAGGGAAGAAACTCACGAGGAACTTCTGGTTTGCGCTGGTGAATTGTTCCcaacaatgtaatttttttacaaagcaaatCAGCTGCAAGTTCCGCACTTGTAAACCAACTGTCAGTGGTGACATTTATGCCAGAGTGGTGTACTGGCTCTACCAATTTCTTCACTACACTGTCTGCCAGTCCAATGTTTTGCCGATTGCCTTCACAGCCAACATACGGTAGACCGTTGAAAGTGTAGGCCGTTGCAACATCACACATCAGAAAGAGTTTCATGCCAGATTTGTCAGGTTTATTGGGCATATACTGCCGAAAGCTACAGCGTCCTCTAAATGGGATGAGCTGTTCATCAATGGTCACATATGCACCAACCATGTAGTTTTTCCTGCAATTTTCGATGAATGCATTCCAGACGGATTGAAATGGAGCAAATTTGTCCTTGGCTTTTCTGATCTCACATGTTTCATGGCCATCAAATCTCATAAATGCCAAAATCTGCTCAAACCTGTTGATGCTAAAGGCAGCATTGAAGACTGGTCTACCACTGTGACCACTGGACCACAGAGATCTCAGAGACTCGTGTTTCGAGCGATACACACCAAGCAGATACAAGACTCCTATCACAGCTTTCATTTCAACTTCATCAACTGGTATCCATGCACTTGGATCTCTTCCTTTGGACACCATATATTTTCTCCCATACTTGTTAGTGTTTTCAATCACCGTACTGAGGATCTCATGATCAATGAAACACAAGAATGCATCCATTTCACTCTCCACCAGTTTTGCCTTACCACAAGGTCCTTCTTTGGTGTGACGAATATTACAAGGTCTGGTCTTCCTTCGAGGAGGATCAGCTGATAACCACACAAGTCCATTATTGCTAATGTAGGAAGATGTCTCATCATTTGTGGTTTGGACTTGTCTTCCTCTAGCACCTACTTCATTACCTTCATCATCGTTGTTGTCATCATCATAACAGGACATCATGCTCTTGGTGTTAGTGTCTTGTTCAGATTCAGGGTCGGAACCATCAGATGCATCACTCTCCACAAACACGTTATGCTCATCATCACCTTCATCACTGTCAGTCTCTACTTCAGTCTCAGATCCATCGCCGTCAAGCCATGCAGCCATTTTATCAAGTGCTTGCTGTGCAGAAAACTGATGAAACAAATTGCTCATGTATATAAACTTGAATTACAAACTCATAAGTACCAGAGCAATAAACATAACAGATgtgctgaaataataaatatacataaatacaaaagcatcatataaataaaactgatggAAGCACACTATGCACAGAAAACAGTGCAGCGAGTAAGTATTTATACAGTGACAATTTTTGTTTGCTTGGCTCTGTACTCCAGCACATTTGATCAGAAATTAGACAACTACACAGAAAGTGCAGACTGCCAGTTTTAATTTGAGAGTATCTGCATGGGGGTAGAGTCCTTTTCATCCATAGTCCCCCTATTTTAATCAGCTAAAAGTAATTGGACATTTGGATGCTCAACTGTTTCTTGAGCAGCTCTGTAACTGCATCACTTCACAGAGAAGATGCAGAAAAGATGCACAAAAAACCTAGAGTAGAGCTAGTGTCTCTCAAATGAAGACCACAGTAGACCCTGTTGACATATGACCAGACCAGACCAGACCAGACCAGACACAGCTTCAATTCCATCATTAGATTTGCTGATGGCACCACCATCATAGGCCCCAACCACCAACAATGATGAGGCAGAGTACAGGGAGGAGTTTTGCCATCTGACAGAGTGGTGACAGGTCCGAAATCTGTCTCTCAACAACAGCAAAGTTACGGGGATACACCCCTCCTCCATTTTGAATTCTAGACtgaagtcttttctttttttttttttaaatctttgttGGTTTGTAcaaggggggggcgcggtggtgcagtgggttggaccgggtcctgctctccagtgagtctggggtttgagtcccacttggggtgccttgcgacggactggcgtctcatcctgcgtgtgtgtgtcccccccggccttacgccctgtgttgccgggttaggctccagttccccgcgaccccgtatgggacaagcggttcagaaaatgtgtgtgtgtggtttgtacaAAGTTTGTACAGTCCATTTCTCCCTCTTTTCCCAGTCAGTTTGAACATGCTGAAAAACTCAAGCACATTCTGTGAACTGGTTTCAATTTTTGCCTATATAACTCAGCATCGTTGCTTAATGTCTACACTGTTACGGGTCAAACTTCATAACAATAAAGATATTAAAAACAAGACTTCACCACTGAATGCATCTTACAattttaatcacattaaaaTGGAATTATTGAGTTGAATTGAAGATGGTAGAGGGCTGTGCACACATCATTTGTGTCCCTGTGGTATTCCTGAAGCTCTTCATTTTCAATGGTTCACCAGTAATGAAAGGccaataatgttaaaaatgcttttgttctCAATCTTTCCATAAAAAGGGTATATAGTTGCTAGAAACCTGAGATATGTAACAGTGTAGTAATGCACTTATTATATACAGAGTAAACCAAATCTAAAACCACCTAAAAATTTTTGTTACTGTCTTACTGCAGGTTGTCCAGCTGCTTGTGGCCAAATTCAAGGCTCATTCTCAGCTCTCTGATTCTACAATGTAAttcttcaggaagaaaaaacagattCAAACTTCATGAGTTGCATGTGAAATAGAAGGTAGGATACTAACCTCTGTGTTTTTGCCTTTGGGATCATCAACGTCCATAGAGGAATCACACGTTCTTCTTTTCTGGAACTTGCTCGACATGATGGACCACCTGCAAGCATAGTCATACAATAGAAGCTCTATTTCTTCCATTTCACCTCCATACTTTGAAGGTCTCACTACTGAGCTGTTGTGTGGTGTTTCCAGAGAGGAGAGGCctgttgcattcattcattatcaggatttctatttaattttttgctaaATTATTTTGatcaacacaaatgtttacacCTAGCAGCCTGGGGACACCATCGTCACCAGCTCCACTAAGAAACGGGTTAAAGGTAGTGAGTCCTGAATAGTAGGCTTATGATACTCTTATACTTATAAGTGGAAACTGATAATTATATATGCAAAAATTCCCAACTACATGGGAAAATGGACGGCACGGTGCCGCTGTCTCACATCACCTAAACAGCATGATTGCGCGTGGGTttatccctgttcagtctgcgtggagtttgcattttctcccagtTTGAGAAAGTTTAAagccacagtacaaagacatgtatttcagatggATTGCAGGCTCTGCACTGCTCATAGTGTATACACTTTACATTGccctgcagtataaataggtgaataaccGTAGGGAGTTTTGTGTATCTAGCACTATGTATtatgtcaccttggatgaatGTGTTATACATCAAACTAGAAAGCCCAAATTTAGTGGAAAACATTTGAGGTTAAAAACTAAGATAATGCAATGGATAGTGGGGATTTAGCATGATGTAACTGTTtgttatgtaaataaaaacttgctacaccccaacgaGACTGTGATGCTCCTCCACCTTaacccgcttggtggtcccacacacaagagttCCAAAATCAAGAGCACAAAGGCTTTTGGTTCTGGCTTTGTGAGGTTGTGGAAtaagcccccccccctcagaactactgaatctctccTCTTTTGG encodes the following:
- the LOC108929876 gene encoding piggyBac transposable element-derived protein 4-like — translated: MSSKFQKRRTCDSSMDVDDPKGKNTEFSAQQALDKMAAWLDGDGSETEVETDSDEGDDEHNVFVESDASDGSDPESEQDTNTKSMMSCYDDDNNDDEGNEVGARGRQVQTTNDETSSYISNNGLVWLSADPPRRKTRPCNIRHTKEGPCGKAKLVESEMDAFLCFIDHEILSTVIENTNKYGRKYMVSKGRDPSAWIPVDEVEMKAVIGVLYLLGVYRSKHESLRSLWSSGHSGRPVFNAAFSINRFEQILAFMRFDGHETCEIRKAKDKFAPFQSVWNAFIENCRKNYMVGAYVTIDEQLIPFRGRCSFRQYMPNKPDKSGMKLFLMCDVATAYTFNGLPYVGCEGNRQNIGLADSVVKKLVEPVHHSGINVTTDSWFTSAELAADLLCKKITLLGTIHQRKPEVPREFLPCKSRAVGSSLFGFCQKLAMVSYVPKKNKVTLLLSSMHDKEEVDQVSGKPMMIIDYNETKGAVDRVDQLCHNYSVQKRTKRWPLAYFYHCLNIASINAEVIFMAKFPGWEAKHPHRRRIFLKNLGLQLLKPWLERRVQVAKLPRATHDALKVCGVVREKPAEEKAVKKRRRCHICPSSHDRKTIDRCSVCREPCCCDHKNVTVVCDYCVD